From a region of the Bradyrhizobium diazoefficiens genome:
- a CDS encoding EamA family transporter has translation MKPAVLSAWQTWALLSACFAALTAIFAKLGVETINPDLATFIRTVVVLLAFSVLLFFTGQFAVPSAISSRTWLFLVLSGLATGASWLCYFRALKLGPATLVAPIDKLSVVLVALFAFAFLGERPSAQGWTGIAMIGAGAVLLAVKF, from the coding sequence ATGAAACCCGCCGTTCTCTCCGCCTGGCAGACCTGGGCGCTGCTCTCCGCTTGCTTTGCCGCACTGACCGCCATCTTCGCCAAGCTCGGCGTCGAGACCATCAATCCAGACCTTGCCACCTTCATCCGCACCGTCGTCGTACTGCTCGCCTTCTCGGTGCTGCTGTTCTTCACCGGACAATTCGCCGTGCCATCGGCGATCTCGTCGAGAACATGGCTGTTTCTTGTGCTGTCCGGGCTTGCAACCGGCGCGTCCTGGCTGTGCTATTTCCGGGCGCTGAAGCTCGGGCCCGCGACGCTCGTAGCCCCGATCGACAAGCTCAGCGTCGTACTGGTCGCGCTGTTCGCCTTTGCCTTTCTCGGCGAGCGACCGAGCGCGCAGGGCTGGACCGGCATCGCCATGATCGGCGCCGGCGCGGTGCTGCTGGCGGTGAAATTCTGA
- a CDS encoding MFS transporter, translating into MSSEGPDQARQAGRALDAANFFLADVRDGLGPYLAVYLLTEQRWDEARIGLVMSIATIAGIVAQTPAGALVDATRAKRLVMVIAAILVTLASLSLPLFPSFGPVAISQGIAQAAAVIFPPAIAAVSLGIFGHSNFTRRIGRNETFNHAGNAVAAGLAGLSAYWFGPTVVFYLLGAMAIASLVSILAIPERAIDHDLARGLHDADTDAQQDAPSGIAVLLTCRPLLVFAVCVLLFHLSNAAMLPLVGQKLALQDKNMGTSLMSACIVAAQLVMVPFAMLVGARADRWGHKRFFLAALLILPIRAALYTLSDNPFWLVGVQLLDGVGAGIFGAIFPVVVADLMRNTGRYNVAQGAVMTAQSIGAALSTTLAGFVVVGAGYGAAFISLGVVAAIGAVICLLALPETRHGAPRPQKETAAPTSAIAAE; encoded by the coding sequence ATGTCGAGCGAAGGCCCCGATCAGGCGAGGCAGGCCGGCCGCGCACTGGATGCGGCGAATTTCTTCCTGGCCGACGTCCGCGATGGGCTCGGACCCTATCTCGCCGTCTACCTCCTCACCGAGCAGCGCTGGGACGAGGCGCGGATCGGCCTCGTGATGTCGATCGCGACCATCGCCGGCATCGTGGCGCAGACACCGGCGGGGGCGCTGGTCGATGCGACACGAGCGAAGCGGCTCGTGATGGTGATCGCCGCGATCTTGGTGACCCTTGCCTCGCTTTCCCTGCCGTTGTTTCCGAGCTTCGGGCCAGTTGCGATCTCGCAGGGAATCGCCCAGGCGGCCGCTGTCATCTTCCCGCCGGCGATCGCCGCCGTTTCGCTCGGCATTTTCGGCCATTCCAATTTCACCCGGCGGATCGGCCGTAACGAAACTTTCAATCACGCCGGCAACGCGGTCGCGGCGGGGTTGGCCGGCCTTTCCGCCTATTGGTTCGGACCGACCGTCGTGTTCTACCTTCTCGGAGCCATGGCGATCGCGAGCCTCGTCAGCATCCTGGCGATCCCCGAACGGGCCATCGACCACGACCTCGCCCGCGGGCTGCATGATGCCGACACAGATGCGCAGCAGGACGCGCCATCGGGCATCGCCGTGCTCCTGACCTGCCGCCCCCTGCTCGTCTTTGCGGTCTGTGTGCTTCTCTTCCACCTCTCCAACGCGGCGATGCTGCCGCTGGTTGGGCAAAAACTGGCGCTGCAGGACAAGAACATGGGCACCAGCTTGATGTCGGCGTGCATCGTCGCGGCGCAATTGGTGATGGTGCCGTTTGCCATGCTGGTCGGTGCCAGGGCCGACCGCTGGGGCCACAAACGGTTCTTCCTCGCTGCGCTGTTGATCCTACCGATCCGCGCTGCACTCTACACCCTCTCCGACAATCCGTTCTGGCTGGTTGGCGTGCAGCTTCTCGACGGTGTCGGCGCCGGCATCTTCGGCGCGATCTTTCCTGTCGTCGTCGCCGATCTCATGCGCAACACCGGCCGCTACAACGTCGCGCAGGGCGCCGTCATGACCGCCCAGAGCATTGGCGCTGCGCTGTCGACGACGCTGGCCGGCTTCGTCGTGGTCGGCGCCGGCTACGGCGCGGCGTTCATCAGCCTCGGCGTCGTCGCCGCAATCGGCGCCGTCATATGTCTCCTCGCCCTGCCTGAGACACGGCATGGCGCCCCACGCCCACAGAAGGAGACAGCGGCGCCGACATCCGCTATCGCTGCCGAATGA
- a CDS encoding arsenic transporter, with protein MPSDAIWAWSIIVVATACVIIRPFRLPEAIWAVIGASALVLLGLLPWRDALAGIEKGVDVYLFLIGMMLIAELARLEGLFDYLAAFAVEHARGSPQRLFLLIYLVGTLVTVLLSNDATAIVLTPAVYAATRAAGAKPLPYLFVCAFIANAASFVLPISNPANLVVFGKNMPHLGTWLRQFALPSLASIVLTYVALRLALHRELRDETIETRVPHPKLGRGGLLTAYGIGAIGIVLIWASALDLQLGLPTLICGVTTAAIVLLINRQSPLPVLHGVSWSVLPLVGGLFVMVEALVKTGVIGQLSALLHQAVAQSIPKAAWSVGIATALADNIANNLPVGLVAGSVAASDHLPAPVVSAILIGVDLGPNLSVTGSLATILWLVALRREKIEVGAWPFLKLGMLVTPPALIAALAAAIR; from the coding sequence GTGCCGTCTGACGCCATCTGGGCCTGGAGCATCATCGTCGTCGCGACCGCTTGCGTTATCATCCGGCCGTTTCGCCTGCCCGAGGCGATCTGGGCCGTGATCGGCGCGAGCGCCCTGGTGCTGCTCGGCTTGCTGCCATGGCGGGATGCGCTCGCCGGCATCGAAAAGGGCGTCGACGTCTACCTCTTCCTGATCGGCATGATGCTGATCGCCGAGCTGGCGCGGCTCGAAGGACTGTTCGACTATCTGGCCGCGTTTGCGGTCGAGCATGCACGCGGCTCGCCGCAGCGGCTGTTCCTGCTGATCTATCTCGTCGGCACACTGGTGACGGTGCTGCTCTCGAACGACGCCACCGCGATCGTGCTGACGCCCGCCGTCTATGCCGCGACACGCGCGGCCGGCGCAAAACCGCTGCCTTACCTCTTCGTCTGCGCCTTCATCGCCAATGCCGCGAGCTTCGTGCTGCCGATCTCCAATCCGGCCAATCTCGTCGTGTTCGGCAAGAACATGCCGCATCTGGGGACTTGGCTGCGCCAGTTCGCTCTGCCGTCCCTTGCCTCGATCGTTCTCACCTATGTCGCACTCCGCCTTGCCTTGCACCGCGAGTTGAGGGACGAAACCATCGAAACGCGGGTGCCTCATCCCAAACTCGGCCGCGGCGGCCTGTTGACGGCCTATGGCATCGGCGCCATCGGGATCGTGCTGATCTGGGCTTCGGCCCTCGATCTGCAATTGGGTCTGCCGACCCTCATCTGCGGCGTGACGACCGCAGCGATCGTGTTGCTGATCAACCGTCAATCGCCTCTGCCCGTGCTGCATGGTGTCTCCTGGAGCGTGCTGCCGCTGGTCGGCGGACTCTTTGTCATGGTGGAAGCGCTGGTGAAGACCGGCGTGATCGGCCAACTCAGCGCTCTGCTCCACCAGGCGGTAGCGCAATCGATCCCGAAGGCGGCCTGGAGCGTCGGCATTGCGACCGCGCTCGCCGACAACATCGCCAACAACCTTCCGGTCGGCCTCGTCGCCGGTTCGGTCGCCGCCAGCGATCATTTGCCGGCGCCTGTCGTCAGTGCCATCCTGATCGGCGTCGACCTCGGCCCCAATCTATCGGTGACCGGATCGCTCGCCACCATCCTCTGGCTGGTCGCGCTCCGGCGGGAAAAGATCGAAGTCGGCGCCTGGCCGTTCCTCAAGCTCGGTATGCTTGTAACCCCGCCCGCCCTGATCGCGGCATTGGCTGCCGCGATCAGGTAA
- a CDS encoding GntR family transcriptional regulator, translating to MARRKRALEVVRNDEDGEGRPSRRNRLNFFELAYQKIEELLVHCELKPGQFMTMLELQEITGFGRTPVHHAVNRLSADTLIIIRPRHGLHIAPIDLARERMLLALRRDMERFVIRLAADRASLSHRNQALHIERLLRERRASLSLDEFNSIDRRIDALVLEAAGEPFLVHTLRPLHTLYRRIGYIHHRFMPGQTELSGTIDRHLAILNAVANRRVEDAVKASDALIDYMDAIFTGMEAGIDPRLLDCSIEPLLGA from the coding sequence ATGGCACGGCGCAAGCGCGCGCTCGAAGTGGTGAGAAACGACGAGGACGGCGAGGGCAGGCCCTCACGGCGCAACCGCCTCAACTTCTTCGAGCTGGCTTATCAGAAGATCGAGGAGCTCCTCGTCCATTGCGAACTCAAGCCGGGTCAGTTCATGACCATGCTGGAATTGCAGGAAATCACCGGCTTCGGCCGCACGCCGGTGCACCATGCCGTCAACCGTCTCTCCGCCGACACGCTCATCATCATCCGTCCGCGTCACGGCCTGCATATTGCGCCGATCGATCTGGCGCGCGAGCGCATGCTGCTGGCCTTGCGCCGCGACATGGAGCGTTTCGTGATCCGCCTCGCGGCCGATCGCGCCAGCCTTTCGCATCGCAATCAGGCGCTTCACATCGAGCGGCTCCTGCGCGAGCGCCGCGCCAGCCTGAGCCTCGACGAATTCAACAGCATCGACCGCCGCATCGACGCGCTGGTGCTGGAGGCGGCCGGCGAGCCGTTCCTGGTGCACACGCTGCGGCCGCTGCACACGCTGTACCGGCGCATCGGCTACATCCACCACCGCTTCATGCCGGGACAGACCGAGCTATCAGGCACGATCGATCGCCATCTGGCCATTCTCAACGCAGTGGCGAACCGCCGCGTCGAGGACGCGGTGAAGGCGAGCGATGCGCTGATCGACTACATGGACGCGATATTCACGGGAATGGAGGCGGGGATCGATCCGCGCCTGCTCGATTGCAGCATCGAGCCGCTGCTCGGCGCCTAA
- a CDS encoding mandelate racemase/muconate lactonizing enzyme family protein produces the protein MKIMSIETLRTEEFSNVIWVRIHTDAGVIGLGETFYGAGAVEAQIHDTFAGRLLGRNPLHIEAIHRDMLNLPMAQSSTGVEYRAASAIDIALWDLFGKVCHQPVHQMLGGLCRDKQRIYNTCAGTQYVRSTNISPVANWNLGAAKGPYEDLDGFMHRADALAESLLESGISAMKIWPFDPAAQENKGLYVTAAQMKQALEPFEKIRKAVGDKMEIMVELHSLWNLPTAKQIARAIEPYKPTWYEDPIRMNSPQALAEYARSTDVWVCASETLGSRFPYKDMLDRDAMHVVMADLCWTGGLTEGRKIAAMAETYHRPFAPHDCIGPIGFIAAIHMSFSQPNTLIQESVRAFYKGWYNELVTAMPDIKDGFVYPMEGPGLGVDLLPAVFDRSDLTVRRSNA, from the coding sequence GTGAAGATCATGTCGATCGAGACCCTGCGCACCGAAGAATTCTCCAACGTCATCTGGGTGCGCATTCACACCGACGCCGGCGTGATCGGGCTCGGCGAGACCTTCTATGGCGCCGGCGCGGTCGAGGCGCAGATCCACGACACCTTTGCCGGCCGCCTGCTCGGCCGCAATCCGCTGCACATCGAAGCGATCCATCGCGACATGCTGAACCTGCCGATGGCGCAGTCCTCCACCGGGGTCGAATATCGCGCGGCCTCCGCGATCGACATCGCGCTGTGGGACCTGTTCGGCAAGGTCTGCCATCAGCCGGTGCACCAGATGCTCGGCGGCCTCTGCCGCGACAAGCAGCGCATCTACAACACCTGCGCCGGCACGCAATATGTCCGCTCGACCAATATCAGCCCGGTCGCGAACTGGAATCTCGGCGCCGCGAAGGGCCCCTATGAAGATCTCGATGGCTTCATGCACCGAGCCGACGCGCTGGCCGAAAGTCTTTTGGAAAGCGGTATCTCCGCGATGAAGATCTGGCCGTTCGATCCGGCGGCCCAGGAGAACAAAGGGCTCTACGTCACCGCCGCCCAGATGAAGCAGGCGCTCGAGCCGTTCGAGAAGATCCGCAAGGCGGTCGGCGACAAGATGGAGATCATGGTCGAGCTCCACTCGCTCTGGAATCTGCCGACCGCAAAGCAGATCGCGCGTGCGATCGAACCCTACAAGCCGACCTGGTACGAAGATCCGATCCGGATGAACTCGCCGCAGGCGCTGGCTGAATATGCGCGCTCGACCGATGTCTGGGTCTGCGCCAGCGAGACGCTGGGCTCGCGTTTCCCCTACAAGGACATGCTCGACCGCGACGCCATGCACGTGGTGATGGCCGATCTGTGCTGGACTGGCGGCCTCACCGAGGGCCGCAAGATCGCGGCGATGGCCGAGACCTATCACCGGCCTTTTGCTCCTCATGACTGCATTGGCCCGATCGGCTTCATCGCCGCCATCCACATGTCGTTCAGCCAGCCCAACACGCTGATCCAGGAATCGGTGCGCGCGTTCTACAAGGGTTGGTACAATGAGCTCGTCACCGCGATGCCTGACATCAAGGACGGTTTCGTCTATCCGATGGAAGGCCCCGGTCTCGGCGTCGACCTTCTGCCTGCCGTCTTCGACCGCTCCGATCTCACCGTGCGCCGCTCCAACGCCTAA
- a CDS encoding SDR family oxidoreductase, with amino-acid sequence MSTSLFDLSGRTALVTGSSRGLGRAIAEGMAKAGARIILNGVDPRRVEQAVAEFRAAGYLAEGAAFDVTDEPAIVAAFNDFDGQGIAVDIVVNNAGIQHRKPLVEFTTDEWRKVIETNLTSAFVIGREAARRMIPRKHGKIINIGSLGSELARPTIAPYTAAKGGIKNLTRSMAVEWAQHGIQANAIGPGYMLTDMNEALVNNTDFNNWLMGRIPSKRWGRPDELVGAAIFLASDASTYVNGQIIYVDGGMIAAM; translated from the coding sequence ATGAGCACCTCCCTCTTCGATCTCTCCGGCCGCACGGCGCTCGTGACCGGCTCCTCCCGCGGTCTCGGCCGCGCCATCGCCGAGGGCATGGCGAAGGCCGGCGCCAGGATCATCCTCAACGGCGTCGACCCCAGGCGCGTCGAGCAGGCTGTCGCCGAGTTTCGCGCCGCCGGCTATCTGGCTGAAGGCGCCGCGTTCGACGTCACCGACGAGCCCGCGATCGTCGCCGCCTTCAACGACTTCGACGGACAAGGGATCGCCGTCGACATCGTCGTCAACAATGCCGGCATCCAGCACCGCAAGCCGCTGGTGGAGTTCACCACCGACGAGTGGCGCAAGGTGATCGAGACCAACCTCACCAGCGCCTTCGTGATCGGTCGCGAGGCGGCCAGGCGCATGATCCCGCGCAAGCACGGAAAGATCATCAATATCGGCTCGCTCGGCAGCGAGCTCGCCCGTCCCACCATCGCGCCCTACACCGCCGCCAAGGGCGGCATCAAGAACCTGACCCGTTCAATGGCCGTGGAATGGGCCCAGCACGGCATTCAGGCCAACGCGATCGGCCCTGGCTATATGCTGACCGACATGAACGAGGCGCTGGTCAACAATACAGATTTCAACAACTGGCTGATGGGCCGCATCCCGTCGAAGCGCTGGGGCAGGCCGGACGAGCTGGTGGGCGCGGCGATCTTCCTGGCGTCGGATGCGTCCACCTACGTCAACGGCCAGATCATCTATGTCGACGGCGGCATGATCGCCGCGATGTGA
- a CDS encoding L-idonate 5-dehydrogenase, whose product MRAVVIHAPKDLRIDSYPDPAPGPGEVRVKIANGGICGSDLHYYHHGGFGVVRIQQPMALGHEIAGVVAAVGEGVTNVTPGARVAVNPSRPCGQCLHCQEGMRNQCLDMRFLGSAMRFPHVQGGFREFITVEASQAVPISDKLSLAEAAVAEPLAVCLHAGRQAGPLLGKRVLITGCGPIGALMILVSRFGGAAEIVVTDVAEAPLAVARKLGASHAINVAADAAALDPWRAGKGVFDTLFEASGNQAALRTALDVLRPGATLVQLGLGGEMTLPINSIVAKELQLRGTFRFDPEFELAVRLMGEGLIDVKPLITATMPFENAVAAFELASDRSRSMKVQLTF is encoded by the coding sequence ATGCGCGCCGTCGTCATCCACGCCCCTAAAGACCTGCGGATCGACAGCTACCCCGATCCGGCCCCCGGCCCGGGCGAGGTCCGCGTCAAGATCGCCAATGGCGGCATCTGCGGCTCCGACCTGCACTACTACCATCACGGCGGCTTCGGCGTCGTGCGCATCCAGCAGCCGATGGCGCTCGGCCACGAGATCGCCGGCGTGGTCGCAGCCGTTGGTGAGGGCGTCACCAACGTGACGCCGGGCGCGCGCGTTGCGGTCAACCCGAGCAGGCCGTGCGGCCAGTGCCTGCATTGCCAGGAGGGCATGCGCAACCAGTGCCTCGACATGCGCTTCCTCGGCAGCGCGATGCGCTTTCCCCATGTGCAAGGTGGTTTTCGCGAATTCATCACAGTCGAGGCCTCGCAGGCCGTGCCGATCTCGGACAAGCTCTCGCTGGCGGAAGCTGCGGTCGCCGAACCTCTGGCGGTGTGCCTGCATGCCGGCAGGCAGGCAGGCCCCCTGCTCGGCAAGCGCGTGCTGATCACCGGCTGCGGCCCGATCGGTGCGCTGATGATCCTGGTGTCGCGCTTCGGCGGCGCCGCCGAGATCGTGGTGACTGACGTCGCCGAGGCGCCGCTCGCGGTCGCCAGAAAGCTCGGCGCCAGTCACGCCATCAACGTCGCGGCCGATGCCGCAGCGCTGGATCCCTGGCGCGCCGGCAAGGGCGTGTTCGACACGCTGTTCGAAGCCTCCGGCAACCAGGCAGCGCTCCGCACCGCGCTCGACGTGCTGCGGCCGGGCGCCACCCTCGTGCAGCTCGGCCTCGGCGGCGAGATGACGCTGCCGATCAATTCCATTGTCGCCAAGGAATTGCAGCTCCGCGGCACTTTCCGCTTCGACCCGGAGTTCGAGCTCGCGGTGCGCCTGATGGGCGAAGGCCTGATCGACGTGAAGCCGCTGATCACGGCCACCATGCCGTTCGAAAACGCGGTGGCCGCCTTCGAGCTCGCCAGCGACCGCTCGCGATCGATGAAGGTGCAGCTTACTTTTTAG
- a CDS encoding DUF3280 domain-containing protein, producing MHLSQLILPAFFLAVLVDIQPAGAGIEAAATAPVGVAIEDFQYLDTSGEPVDQTAAHQKRLGAFMVALRRDVGADKRYQLTPAGQAEAKFKVVGGVQKTSTLVQWARVAVIDTGARKVLFEKLYTFRGDNDEAWDRAERFVAREIIAALARPAPVALAVFEFELEDMTAASAGTSATSDASYLAEVTAGVRDVLGQSGGYRIVDVGGASGEPVKARTLRDCGGCEAAIAKELGADQSLIGVVRRISRTEYTLGFQVRDAHTGAVLARGDSGLRLGADYSWKRGAVRLVSDRLIESQQAADASKK from the coding sequence ATGCACCTCTCCCAACTGATCCTCCCCGCTTTTTTCCTCGCTGTCCTCGTGGACATCCAGCCTGCTGGCGCGGGCATCGAGGCGGCCGCGACAGCGCCGGTCGGCGTGGCGATCGAGGATTTCCAGTATCTGGACACGTCCGGCGAGCCGGTCGACCAGACCGCCGCCCATCAAAAGCGGCTGGGCGCGTTCATGGTCGCGCTGCGGCGGGATGTCGGGGCGGACAAGCGCTATCAGCTCACGCCCGCGGGACAAGCCGAGGCAAAATTCAAGGTCGTCGGCGGCGTCCAGAAGACGAGCACGCTGGTGCAATGGGCGCGAGTCGCCGTGATCGATACCGGGGCCAGGAAGGTCCTGTTCGAGAAGCTCTACACTTTCCGCGGCGACAACGACGAGGCCTGGGACCGCGCCGAGCGGTTCGTCGCCCGCGAGATCATCGCGGCGCTCGCGCGGCCCGCGCCGGTTGCGCTTGCCGTGTTCGAGTTCGAGCTCGAGGACATGACCGCCGCCTCGGCGGGCACCTCGGCCACTTCGGATGCATCGTACCTGGCCGAGGTCACCGCCGGCGTGCGCGACGTTCTCGGCCAATCCGGCGGTTATCGCATCGTCGACGTCGGCGGCGCGAGCGGCGAGCCGGTGAAGGCGCGCACTTTACGCGACTGCGGCGGCTGCGAGGCGGCGATTGCGAAAGAGCTCGGCGCGGATCAATCGTTGATCGGCGTGGTACGGCGGATCAGCCGCACCGAATACACGCTCGGCTTCCAGGTTCGCGATGCCCATACCGGGGCGGTGCTGGCGCGCGGCGACAGCGGCTTGCGGCTGGGCGCCGACTATTCGTGGAAACGGGGTGCCGTGCGGCTGGTCAGCGACCGGCTGATCGAGAGCCAGCAGGCAGCCGACGCCTCTAAAAAGTAA
- a CDS encoding HAMP domain-containing sensor histidine kinase has protein sequence MWNRPRFDLKVRLTLRVAAISAACFAAISAYFLVTAERAAHARIDGIAAIVAKTLELQQGKVQWMASPRSDFPNLDPVSAYVMTPGLCLGFRGVDGDMLQRFCSGAPAPSSPPPQLFAAFYRSLFDPGREAARPVIVRGAKLGETVVSVDPAVQTAEAWHEAGRLMIALAIALPLLCLLVYAALARALRPTRLIRTGLERIAADDLAARLPPFDLAELSAIRDVFNHLAESLDTALTERSELTRKLIALQDDERRHLARELHDEFGQSLAAIRALASSARQTAAQDCPALLGECDAIARTATGMMETLRGALFRLRPPDVEELGLVASLEGLVAGWNGRSRGETRFTIHFDGAFETLPAAISANLYRIVQEALTNAAKHAGATKVDLNLTMAANEIALAIEDDGRPGDASAKSGMGLLGMRERVAALRGRMNFEVGANGGSALRVVIPLAAAERQLLEHAA, from the coding sequence ATGTGGAACCGTCCGAGATTCGATCTCAAGGTCCGTCTGACGTTGCGTGTGGCTGCGATATCGGCCGCCTGCTTCGCTGCGATCTCCGCCTATTTCCTCGTTACGGCCGAGCGCGCAGCCCATGCGCGCATCGACGGCATCGCCGCGATCGTGGCGAAGACGCTGGAGCTGCAACAGGGCAAGGTTCAGTGGATGGCCAGCCCGCGCTCGGACTTCCCCAACCTCGACCCCGTTTCGGCCTATGTGATGACGCCCGGCCTGTGTCTGGGATTCCGCGGCGTGGACGGCGACATGCTTCAGCGCTTCTGCAGCGGTGCGCCGGCCCCGTCGAGCCCGCCGCCGCAGCTTTTCGCAGCCTTCTATCGCAGCCTGTTCGACCCCGGCCGCGAGGCGGCACGGCCGGTGATCGTGCGCGGCGCGAAACTCGGCGAGACCGTGGTCTCGGTCGACCCGGCCGTACAGACGGCGGAGGCCTGGCACGAGGCCGGCCGGCTGATGATCGCGCTCGCGATCGCGCTGCCGCTGTTGTGCCTGCTGGTCTATGCCGCGCTGGCGCGCGCGCTGCGCCCGACGCGCCTGATCCGGACAGGCCTCGAGCGCATCGCCGCAGACGACCTCGCCGCGCGACTGCCGCCGTTCGACCTCGCCGAACTCTCCGCCATCCGCGACGTCTTCAATCATCTCGCCGAGAGCCTCGACACCGCGCTTACCGAACGCAGCGAGCTGACGCGGAAGCTGATCGCGCTGCAGGACGACGAGCGCCGCCATCTGGCGCGCGAGCTGCACGATGAGTTCGGCCAGTCGCTCGCCGCCATCCGTGCGCTCGCCTCGTCCGCCCGCCAGACCGCCGCGCAGGACTGCCCCGCCCTGCTCGGCGAATGCGACGCCATCGCGCGGACGGCGACCGGCATGATGGAGACGCTGCGCGGCGCGCTGTTCCGGCTCCGCCCGCCCGACGTCGAGGAACTCGGGCTCGTCGCGAGTCTGGAAGGCCTCGTCGCGGGCTGGAACGGACGCAGCCGCGGCGAGACGCGCTTCACGATCCATTTCGACGGCGCGTTCGAGACCCTGCCCGCTGCGATCAGCGCCAACCTCTACCGCATCGTGCAGGAGGCGCTCACCAACGCCGCCAAGCATGCCGGCGCCACCAAGGTCGATCTCAATTTGACGATGGCGGCCAACGAGATCGCGCTTGCCATCGAGGACGACGGCCGGCCGGGCGATGCGTCCGCCAAATCCGGCATGGGCCTGCTCGGCATGCGCGAGCGCGTTGCGGCCTTGCGCGGCCGGATGAACTTTGAAGTCGGCGCCAACGGGGGTTCGGCACTGCGCGTCGTCATTCCGCTCGCCGCCGCCGAGCGGCAATTGCTGGAGCATGCGGCGTGA
- a CDS encoding response regulator transcription factor, with product MSAADASILLVDDHSVVREGYRSVLQKQPGLRVVAEAADGAEAYRLYKAETPDLVIMDLSMPGIGGIEAVRRIRQWDKGARILIFTMHQNVGFAVQAIRAGARGYVTKTSPPETLVRAVMDVLAGKIAISPDIDHELALSRIGGESSAADVLTAREFEVLRLLLAEQTTEEIAETLHVSPKTVANLHSLIKDKLGVGSDIELVRLALRQGLLTQVDLGEA from the coding sequence GTGAGCGCCGCCGATGCGTCCATCCTGCTGGTCGACGACCATTCCGTCGTCCGCGAGGGTTATCGCTCCGTGCTCCAGAAGCAGCCGGGCCTGCGCGTCGTCGCCGAAGCCGCCGACGGCGCCGAAGCCTATCGTCTGTACAAAGCCGAGACACCCGATCTCGTCATCATGGACCTGAGCATGCCCGGTATCGGCGGCATCGAGGCCGTCAGGCGGATCAGGCAGTGGGACAAGGGCGCAAGGATCCTGATCTTCACCATGCACCAGAATGTGGGCTTCGCCGTGCAGGCGATCCGCGCCGGGGCCAGGGGTTACGTCACCAAGACCAGCCCGCCGGAAACGCTGGTGCGCGCCGTGATGGACGTGCTCGCCGGCAAGATCGCCATCAGTCCCGACATCGATCACGAGCTCGCGCTGAGCCGGATCGGCGGCGAAAGCTCGGCCGCCGACGTTCTCACGGCGCGCGAGTTCGAGGTGTTGCGGCTTCTGCTCGCCGAACAGACGACGGAGGAGATCGCCGAGACGCTCCATGTCAGCCCGAAGACCGTGGCGAACCTGCATTCCCTGATCAAGGACAAGCTCGGCGTCGGCTCCGACATCGAGCTGGTCCGGCTGGCGCTGCGCCAGGGACTATTGACGCAGGTCGATCTCGGCGAGGCGTGA
- a CDS encoding IclR family transcriptional regulator: MARTDSSKPRHPLSSAAAVLAESVDDAAFATTLAKGLVVLEAFKAGSMLLGNMELSTLTGIPRPTVARLTHTLAELGYLRYDAERAKYRVAARALRIAHPLLAGMQFRQMARPMMQELALSVRGTVSIGLLDATSMIYVETARSGDVGPHVPDIGMPIPVVMTAMGRAAAATLPPADADRLERNIAAEDNELWSAFRDNYRAGIAQCKSRGFCTCWGEYMASIHAVAAPLFHASESKQSFSINCGIPAFRLQQGQLEGEIGPRIAALADSIRAVVGQAEPTTSTRKTKTITSAWT, from the coding sequence ATGGCTCGGACAGATTCATCCAAACCGCGGCACCCGCTCTCCTCCGCCGCCGCAGTGCTGGCGGAGAGCGTCGATGATGCCGCCTTCGCCACGACGCTGGCAAAGGGGCTCGTCGTGCTCGAGGCGTTCAAGGCCGGGAGCATGCTGCTCGGCAACATGGAGCTGTCGACGCTGACGGGCATCCCGCGGCCAACGGTGGCGCGGCTGACCCACACGCTGGCCGAGCTCGGCTACCTCCGCTATGACGCCGAGCGGGCCAAGTACCGCGTCGCTGCGCGGGCGCTGCGGATCGCGCATCCTCTGCTCGCCGGAATGCAATTCCGCCAGATGGCGCGGCCCATGATGCAGGAGCTCGCGCTCAGCGTCCGCGGCACGGTCTCGATCGGCCTGCTCGACGCCACCTCGATGATCTATGTCGAGACCGCGCGCTCCGGCGACGTCGGTCCGCACGTGCCCGACATCGGCATGCCGATCCCCGTGGTCATGACCGCCATGGGCCGCGCCGCGGCAGCAACCTTGCCGCCGGCCGATGCAGACCGGCTCGAGCGAAACATCGCCGCCGAAGATAACGAGCTATGGTCGGCGTTTCGCGACAACTACCGGGCCGGGATCGCGCAATGCAAAAGCCGCGGCTTCTGCACCTGCTGGGGCGAGTACATGGCCTCGATCCATGCCGTCGCCGCACCGCTGTTTCACGCAAGCGAATCGAAGCAGTCGTTCTCGATCAATTGCGGCATCCCCGCATTCCGGCTCCAGCAGGGTCAGCTGGAGGGTGAGATCGGTCCGCGCATTGCGGCGCTCGCCGACAGCATCCGCGCCGTCGTCGGGCAGGCAGAGCCCACGACGTCGACGCGCAAAACCAAGACAATCACAAGCGCCTGGACATGA